GGAAGGGCGTGCGGCGGAAGGAATCCCCCCCCTGCTCGCAAAGTAGCCCGCAGCCTCGCGCTCCTCCACCACGCATCGAGAAGCGCGCGCACCACCGAGGAGCCTTTCAATCCCATGTCCGAACGCGAAACACTCGAGGTCGACGTCCTCATCGTGGGGGCCGGCCCTGCCGGCCTGTCGGCCGCCTACCGATTCATGGATCTCGTGCAGAAGCACAACGCCGACGTAGACGCGGGCAAGGCCCAGGGTCGCAAGCTCGACGAGCTCATGGTGGCGGTGGTCGACAAGGGCTCCGAGGTCGGCGCCCATCAGCTCAGCGGCGCGGTGATGGATCCGGTCTCGATGAAGAAGCTCATGCCCGACTTCGTCGAGAAGGGCTGCCCGCTCTCGGCCGAGGTGAAGAGCGACGAGGTGGTGTGGCTGAGCGAGGGCGGCGCGCTCAAGCTGCCGCTGGTTCCCCCGCCCCTGCGCCAGCACGGGAACTATATCATCAGCCTCTCAAAGATGGTGAAGTGGCTCGCCCCCCTCGTCGAGGAGAAGGGCGTGATGATCATGCCGGGCTTCGCGGGCACCGAGGTGCTCTACGAGAGCGGCGACAGCGGCAAGGCGCGCGTCTGCGGCGTGCGCATGGTCGATCGGGGCGTCGACAAGAAGGGCGAGAAGAAGTCGAACCACCAGCTCGGGGAAGACATCAAGGCCAAGGTCACCCTGTTCTGCGACGGCACCTATGGAAACCTCACCA
Above is a window of Pseudomonadota bacterium DNA encoding:
- a CDS encoding NAD(P)/FAD-dependent oxidoreductase, yielding MSERETLEVDVLIVGAGPAGLSAAYRFMDLVQKHNADVDAGKAQGRKLDELMVAVVDKGSEVGAHQLSGAVMDPVSMKKLMPDFVEKGCPLSAEVKSDEVVWLSEGGALKLPLVPPPLRQHGNYIISLSKMVKWLAPLVEEKGVMIMPGFAGTEVLYESGDSGKARVCGVRMVDRGVDKKGEKKSNHQLGEDIKAKVTLFCDGTYGNLTNQVVGKLGLDKGKNQQIFATGCKEIWEVEPSRHRLGHVTHTMGWPLKSDAFGGGWLYHMADNLVSVGFVVGLDYKDPFLDPHAELQRFKTHPSVRAVLEGGKMVSYGAKTIPEGGWNAMPYLAADGALILGDAAGMVNVPKLKGIHYAMEAGM